A stretch of Streptococcus chenjunshii DNA encodes these proteins:
- a CDS encoding DUF2992 family protein produces the protein MISWYEHLSGRQHLSETGSGKKNPKRLQREISRARNKPAVSTKAQTAMQEMHENLKKESRIRSRQQREAEKRRKYQLKQQKRKGH, from the coding sequence ATGATCAGTTGGTATGAGCATCTTTCTGGACGTCAGCATCTTTCTGAAACAGGCAGCGGGAAGAAGAATCCTAAACGCCTGCAGAGAGAAATAAGCAGGGCAAGAAATAAGCCTGCTGTCTCAACAAAGGCTCAGACTGCTATGCAGGAAATGCATGAAAATCTGAAGAAAGAAAGCAGAATACGCAGCAGACAGCAGCGTGAGGCAGAAAAGAGACGCAAATATCAGTTAAAACAGCAAAAGAGGAAGGGACACTAA
- the srlA gene encoding PTS glucitol/sorbitol transporter subunit IIC: MDFLISLADHFTGLFQAAADQFVSFITNLIPLVAVMILTVNALIQFIGKDRVQRFMRKLTKYTILRYTVLPFLACFFFANPMCYTFGTFLEEEYKPGFYDATVSMLHPITGLFPHANASELFVWLGISSGYESLGNTSELALRFLMSGFVVILMRGIVTEKLAIFFKKRQKA, translated from the coding sequence ATGGATTTTTTGATTTCGCTAGCTGATCACTTTACAGGACTTTTTCAGGCTGCTGCTGATCAATTTGTAAGTTTTATTACTAATTTAATCCCCTTAGTGGCAGTAATGATTTTGACTGTTAATGCACTGATTCAATTTATTGGTAAGGATAGAGTACAGAGATTCATGAGAAAGTTAACAAAGTATACAATTCTGCGGTATACTGTTCTGCCATTTTTAGCTTGCTTTTTCTTTGCCAATCCCATGTGCTATACTTTTGGGACATTTTTAGAAGAGGAATACAAGCCAGGATTTTATGATGCAACAGTTTCAATGCTGCATCCTATCACTGGTCTATTTCCCCATGCAAATGCTTCTGAATTATTTGTCTGGCTAGGTATTTCATCAGGATATGAATCGCTAGGAAATACAAGTGAATTAGCGTTAAGATTTTTGATGAGTGGTTTTGTTGTTATTTTAATGCGAGGGATTGTTACTGAAAAGTTAGCAATTTTCTTTAAAAAACGTCAAAAAGCATAA
- a CDS encoding GntR family transcriptional regulator, whose protein sequence is MKLNRESLVPLYEQIKDSIRKNIQNNNWKKGTKIPSENSLMKDLGVSRGTIRKAILELVDEGVLVQKQGLGTFASSENFAIPLTEGLHSFYEHMKSQNISFETTILNKEIQVANDEIIRLMKLKPGSAVFFLERIRTIDDEVVMLIQNYINLLLAPNIMSEDFINNGLFNIIERQTKKRVAYSETRFAAVESNQIQSKHFKIKLGSPLLFQEQLVHLDDTSIVELGRVWLKSNRFYIGTTMRRTY, encoded by the coding sequence ATGAAGCTTAATCGAGAGTCCCTTGTTCCTTTATATGAGCAAATAAAAGATTCAATACGTAAAAACATTCAAAATAACAACTGGAAGAAAGGAACAAAAATCCCGTCCGAAAATTCTTTGATGAAAGATTTAGGAGTAAGTAGGGGTACAATCAGAAAAGCTATCTTAGAGCTTGTTGATGAAGGAGTTCTCGTTCAAAAACAAGGGTTGGGGACTTTTGCCTCAAGCGAGAATTTTGCTATTCCTTTAACAGAAGGTTTGCATTCTTTCTATGAACATATGAAATCTCAAAATATTTCTTTTGAAACAACTATATTAAATAAAGAAATACAAGTAGCCAATGATGAAATCATCCGTTTAATGAAACTTAAACCTGGATCAGCTGTATTTTTCTTAGAAAGAATACGTACAATTGATGATGAAGTCGTTATGCTAATTCAAAATTATATAAACTTACTGCTTGCACCCAATATCATGTCTGAAGATTTCATTAACAATGGCTTATTTAATATTATTGAGCGTCAAACAAAAAAACGTGTTGCTTATAGTGAAACACGTTTTGCTGCAGTAGAATCAAATCAAATTCAATCTAAGCACTTTAAAATTAAATTAGGCAGCCCTTTGCTTTTTCAAGAACAATTAGTCCATTTAGATGATACTTCCATTGTTGAGTTAGGACGAGTATGGTTAAAATCTAATAGATTTTACATTGGAACTACAATGAGAAGAACGTACTAA
- a CDS encoding DUF1304 domain-containing protein codes for MSLITILLATAVALEHFYIMYLETIATQSATTSRVFGLTEDELSRQSVSLLLKNQGIYNGLLGLSLLYALFISVNLEMVTVFVLFVIGAAVYGALSSSKKILLTQGGPALLALLSIFIFH; via the coding sequence ATGTCACTTATAACCATTTTATTAGCTACAGCTGTAGCTTTGGAACATTTTTATATTATGTATTTGGAAACAATTGCTACCCAGTCAGCAACAACCAGCCGCGTTTTTGGATTGACTGAAGACGAGCTTTCGCGGCAATCTGTTTCTCTTCTTTTGAAAAATCAAGGTATTTATAATGGCTTACTGGGACTCAGCCTTTTGTACGCTCTCTTCATTTCGGTTAATCTTGAAATGGTGACAGTTTTTGTACTTTTTGTGATTGGAGCTGCTGTTTACGGAGCCTTAAGTTCTAGTAAAAAAATACTCTTGACTCAAGGCGGGCCAGCTTTATTAGCACTTCTCAGTATTTTTATTTTTCACTGA
- a CDS encoding Veg family protein, producing the protein MSDAFADVAKMKKIKEEIKNHEGQLVELTLENGRKREKNKIGRLIEVYSSLFIVEYKDEATVPGEIENTYVESYTYSDILTEKTLIRYFD; encoded by the coding sequence ATGAGTGATGCATTTGCTGATGTTGCAAAAATGAAAAAAATTAAAGAAGAAATCAAAAATCACGAAGGACAGTTAGTTGAGCTGACGCTTGAAAACGGACGCAAACGTGAAAAAAATAAAATCGGCCGGCTGATTGAAGTCTATTCTTCTTTATTCATTGTTGAATATAAGGATGAAGCAACTGTTCCCGGTGAGATAGAAAACACTTATGTTGAATCTTACACATATTCTGATATCTTGACTGAAAAAACCTTAATTCGTTATTTTGATTAG
- a CDS encoding SdpI family protein: MKINKEKVILTSFVILLPVLVGIVYWPQLPDTIATHFDFNGNANGFTSKTITVFGLPLFLLGLHLLCLYLTSYDPKSRNISPKIASLIYWIVPLVSLWVMAAIYSPFFGLLLNPMLLSGLLLGCLAMGFGNYMPKMRQNYSIGIRLPWTLDDEENWNKTHRLAGKIWVICGFMIFVEGFIQILFPYVLAVLLAVMVLVPAVYSFRLNRLKKGGSNE; this comes from the coding sequence ATGAAAATCAATAAAGAAAAAGTAATTCTGACATCCTTTGTTATTCTGTTGCCGGTATTGGTGGGTATTGTTTACTGGCCGCAGCTGCCTGATACTATAGCGACTCATTTTGATTTTAACGGCAATGCCAACGGTTTTACCAGCAAAACAATCACTGTCTTTGGTCTGCCTCTTTTTCTTCTAGGGCTCCATCTTCTTTGCCTTTATCTCACATCTTATGATCCCAAATCTAGAAATATCAGTCCTAAAATAGCTTCGCTCATTTACTGGATTGTTCCTTTGGTATCTCTTTGGGTGATGGCTGCGATTTACAGTCCTTTTTTTGGCTTGCTGCTCAATCCAATGCTTTTATCAGGCTTGCTGCTGGGCTGTTTAGCTATGGGTTTCGGTAATTATATGCCTAAAATGAGGCAAAATTATTCTATCGGCATCAGACTGCCGTGGACCTTAGATGATGAGGAAAATTGGAATAAAACACATCGATTGGCTGGAAAAATCTGGGTGATCTGCGGTTTTATGATTTTTGTGGAAGGTTTTATACAGATTCTTTTCCCTTATGTACTGGCAGTGCTGCTGGCTGTCATGGTTTTAGTTCCGGCTGTCTATTCCTTTAGACTGAACCGTTTGAAGAAAGGGGGCAGCAATGAATAA
- a CDS encoding phosphatidylglycerophosphatase A, whose translation MKSDKELKNRALELLEEREVSIKDIAELVLFLQNPYIKDLTIEECVDSVYTVLNKREVQNTIITGIEMDKLAEEGKLSQPLNDILMEDEGLYGIDEIMALSIVNVYGSIGFTNYGYIDKLKPGIIKTLDRKNKNRCHTFLDDIVGALAAAAASRIAHADPGKSAITNMN comes from the coding sequence ATGAAATCCGATAAAGAACTTAAAAACAGGGCACTGGAGCTTTTAGAAGAACGGGAAGTGAGTATTAAAGATATTGCGGAGCTTGTCCTTTTTTTACAGAATCCCTACATTAAAGACTTAACTATCGAAGAGTGTGTAGACAGTGTTTATACAGTTTTAAACAAACGAGAAGTGCAAAACACGATTATTACCGGTATCGAAATGGATAAACTCGCTGAAGAAGGAAAACTCTCTCAGCCCTTAAACGACATTCTGATGGAAGATGAAGGACTTTACGGTATAGATGAAATTATGGCCCTTTCTATTGTTAATGTATATGGTTCAATCGGTTTTACTAATTACGGTTATATTGATAAACTTAAGCCAGGCATTATTAAAACGCTGGATAGAAAAAACAAAAATCGCTGCCACACTTTCTTAGACGACATTGTCGGCGCTTTAGCTGCTGCTGCAGCCAGCCGAATTGCCCATGCTGATCCTGGTAAAAGTGCTATAACTAATATGAACTAA
- a CDS encoding ferredoxin reductase — MKGRSKMITIVVSILSVGFVGCLITWGVIAFLGRSQSLSVKSIENPSGDIYLIHLTKPEDMAWEAGSFAKFELPEVNESGQKTRWLTIASNSDESEILILTHNSGSLYKTTLTSLPVGAKVEMSWQDSHLPVGDGQEPLVCFASDVGISALRPIAGQWAGRRTITLNHLDKGVTVFDEELAALARQVSQFSYETSASFSQSKDELGKAAEKYGSKAIYLLAGQPDDVEAMKAFLLEDKGINIKQIKVDSFKGLK; from the coding sequence ATGAAAGGACGTTCTAAAATGATAACTATTGTCGTATCTATTCTTTCAGTAGGATTTGTTGGCTGCCTAATTACTTGGGGCGTTATTGCTTTTCTTGGACGAAGTCAATCGTTATCAGTCAAATCCATTGAGAATCCCAGCGGAGATATTTATCTTATTCACCTAACAAAACCTGAGGATATGGCTTGGGAAGCTGGTTCCTTTGCTAAGTTTGAATTACCTGAAGTTAACGAAAGTGGACAAAAAACTCGCTGGCTGACAATCGCTTCTAATAGTGATGAAAGCGAAATTCTTATTTTAACGCACAACAGCGGCAGCCTTTATAAGACAACTTTAACCAGTCTGCCAGTTGGTGCAAAAGTTGAGATGAGCTGGCAAGATTCACATTTGCCAGTTGGAGACGGGCAAGAACCGCTGGTTTGCTTCGCATCTGATGTTGGTATCTCAGCTTTGCGACCGATTGCCGGACAATGGGCCGGTCGGCGCACGATTACCTTGAACCATCTGGATAAGGGCGTTACTGTTTTTGATGAAGAACTAGCAGCATTAGCCAGACAAGTCTCCCAATTTAGCTATGAAACCAGTGCTAGCTTTTCTCAAAGTAAAGATGAGTTAGGAAAGGCTGCAGAGAAATATGGCAGTAAGGCTATCTACCTCTTAGCTGGTCAGCCTGATGATGTTGAAGCGATGAAGGCGTTTCTTCTTGAAGATAAGGGGATTAACATTAAACAGATTAAGGTGGACTCGTTTAAAGGTTTAAAATAA
- a CDS encoding TetR/AcrR family transcriptional regulator yields MPENKKQKLKSAAYDIFSKKGYKATGISEIAKQAGVAVGSFYNYYDSKEAIFLAVYTEENNRIRQKLMREIDWEGDAVHLVSQLFEKLRSLISFNKILSEWYNPAISSYLHAHYSSEKNKDSDPFHLFLLETFSARMSAEGFSSDKIQEILQVYQLFYYMDTHITEVDFPNISRTIEFLATYFVKGLFE; encoded by the coding sequence ATGCCGGAAAATAAGAAACAAAAATTGAAGTCAGCAGCTTATGATATTTTTTCCAAAAAAGGTTATAAAGCAACAGGGATTTCTGAAATTGCCAAGCAGGCTGGGGTTGCTGTCGGGTCTTTTTATAATTATTATGATTCTAAGGAAGCTATTTTTCTGGCTGTTTATACTGAGGAAAATAATCGTATTCGCCAGAAACTTATGCGGGAGATTGACTGGGAGGGCGATGCAGTTCATCTGGTTAGCCAGCTGTTTGAAAAGTTACGCAGTCTGATTTCGTTTAATAAAATATTGTCAGAGTGGTATAATCCAGCCATTTCATCTTATCTGCATGCTCATTATTCCTCGGAGAAAAACAAAGACAGCGATCCTTTTCATCTGTTTTTACTTGAAACATTCAGTGCAAGAATGAGCGCAGAGGGGTTCTCGTCAGATAAAATCCAAGAAATATTACAGGTTTATCAGCTTTTCTACTACATGGATACGCATATCACAGAAGTTGATTTTCCAAATATCAGCAGAACAATTGAGTTTTTGGCAACTTATTTTGTTAAAGGACTTTTTGAATAG
- a CDS encoding autorepressor SdpR family transcription factor, translated as MRFATTFKALSNPIRRDILELLKAGRLSAGDISSHFDLAGATISHHLSILKKADLVQETKEKNFIYYELNTSVLEDVMAWLIDLKGGSNDENQ; from the coding sequence ATGCGCTTTGCAACAACGTTCAAAGCTTTGTCAAATCCTATCAGACGAGACATTTTGGAGCTTTTGAAAGCGGGCAGACTGTCGGCAGGGGACATATCCAGTCACTTTGATCTGGCAGGTGCCACAATCTCCCATCACCTCAGTATTTTGAAAAAAGCTGACTTGGTGCAAGAGACGAAAGAAAAGAACTTTATCTATTATGAGTTAAACACATCTGTTTTAGAAGATGTGATGGCCTGGTTAATTGATTTAAAGGGGGGCAGCAATGATGAAAATCAATAA
- a CDS encoding PTS glucitol/sorbitol transporter subunit IIA yields MNIYETEILSIGNDAFSFLSENMLILFGEHVPPELMDFCFKIKVNQITGSIEPGMSMHFGDKSYLITSVGDDVLDNLNNLGHVTVKFDNAINAELPGTIHLRASTAPLPQVGDKIIIN; encoded by the coding sequence ATGAATATTTATGAAACAGAAATTTTGTCCATTGGAAATGATGCTTTTTCCTTTTTAAGCGAGAATATGTTAATATTATTTGGAGAGCATGTTCCTCCTGAATTAATGGATTTTTGTTTTAAGATTAAAGTAAATCAAATAACAGGTTCTATTGAACCAGGTATGTCCATGCATTTTGGTGATAAGAGTTATCTGATTACTTCAGTAGGTGATGATGTCCTTGATAATTTAAATAATTTAGGACATGTTACAGTAAAATTCGATAATGCCATTAATGCTGAATTACCTGGGACTATTCATCTAAGAGCAAGCACTGCTCCACTACCACAAGTTGGAGATAAAATTATAATAAATTAG
- a CDS encoding replication-associated recombination protein A, producing the protein MQETSLFDQEMTMAAPLASRVRPTSLEDFVGQKHLIGEKKFLREMIDKDQVSSMIFWGPPGVGKTTLAEIIAKKTKSRFITFSAVMHGIKEIRKIMNEAEEHRLLGERTIVFIDEIHRFNKAQQDAFLPYVEKGSIILIGATTENPSFEVNSALLSRTRVFILKQLEAADISELLEKVLKSPQAFPDLNIEIAPQLLKQIAVYSNGDARTALNTLEMLVINSDRSGNRVVISGDLLEELLDKKTAYYDKDGEEHYNIISALHKSMRNSDADSAIYWLGRMIDGGEDPVYIARRLIRFASEDIGLADNSALNLAVNTFQACRYIGLPECDVHLTQCVIYLSLAPKSNAVYKARMAVKKDIKATIDEPVPLHLRNASTSLMKEAGYGKGYQLAHFYEDKLTTMPTRPESIEDHVYYKPTQEGREAKIKQRLDYIKEWKKKHDTRFSNNE; encoded by the coding sequence ATGCAAGAAACATCGCTTTTTGATCAAGAAATGACTATGGCTGCTCCTTTAGCCAGCCGAGTGCGCCCGACAAGTTTAGAAGATTTTGTCGGTCAGAAACATCTGATAGGGGAAAAGAAATTTTTGCGTGAAATGATTGATAAAGATCAGGTGTCTTCTATGATTTTTTGGGGTCCGCCTGGGGTCGGCAAAACAACCCTTGCAGAAATTATTGCTAAAAAAACAAAATCACGGTTTATCACCTTTAGTGCAGTTATGCATGGCATCAAGGAGATCCGCAAGATTATGAATGAGGCGGAAGAGCATCGTCTGCTGGGGGAGAGGACCATTGTTTTTATTGATGAAATTCATCGTTTTAATAAGGCACAGCAGGATGCTTTTCTCCCTTATGTTGAAAAAGGGAGTATTATTTTGATTGGTGCCACAACCGAAAATCCTTCTTTTGAGGTTAATTCTGCTTTGCTGTCACGAACACGCGTTTTTATCCTTAAACAGCTGGAAGCAGCCGATATTAGTGAGCTGCTGGAAAAGGTGCTAAAATCTCCTCAGGCTTTTCCAGATTTGAATATTGAAATAGCACCTCAGCTCTTAAAGCAAATTGCAGTTTATTCTAACGGTGATGCCAGAACGGCTCTTAATACCTTAGAGATGCTGGTTATTAATAGCGATAGGTCGGGGAACCGCGTTGTCATATCAGGTGATTTGCTTGAGGAGCTGCTGGATAAAAAAACGGCCTATTACGACAAAGATGGCGAAGAACATTATAATATTATTTCTGCCTTGCATAAATCCATGCGTAACAGTGATGCAGACTCTGCTATTTATTGGCTGGGCCGAATGATTGACGGCGGTGAGGATCCTGTTTATATTGCGCGCCGCTTAATACGCTTCGCCAGCGAAGACATCGGTCTAGCTGACAACAGTGCTTTAAATTTAGCTGTCAATACTTTTCAGGCCTGCCGATATATCGGTTTGCCAGAATGTGATGTCCATCTGACCCAGTGCGTGATTTACCTGTCTTTGGCTCCAAAATCCAATGCTGTCTACAAAGCTCGAATGGCAGTTAAAAAGGATATTAAAGCAACTATTGACGAACCGGTGCCCTTGCATTTACGAAATGCCAGCACCAGTTTGATGAAAGAAGCAGGTTATGGAAAAGGTTATCAATTAGCACATTTTTATGAGGATAAACTGACCACTATGCCGACACGTCCTGAAAGCATTGAAGATCATGTTTACTATAAACCTACCCAAGAGGGCAGGGAAGCAAAAATTAAACAGCGCTTAGACTATATTAAAGAATGGAAGAAGAAGCACGATACACGATTCAGCAATAACGAATAA
- a CDS encoding S66 family peptidase, whose translation MIRTVGLVSLSSGILGEESVEHELALGLKRLERLGLQVKILPHALKGMDYLKKHPEKRAEDLISAFTDDSIDMILCAIGGDDTYRLLPYLFSDKQLAKAVKQKPFLGFSDTTINHLMLHKLGIKTFYGQSFLADICELADDMLPYSFHYFKELVETATISEVRSSEKWYEERLDYSEKALGTERIAHKNQGFELLQGAAKFKGEILGGCLESLYDMFDGSRYPDTVDLCRQYQLFPSLSDWKGKILLLETSEEQPSPIMYQKMLETLKATGIFTVISGLIIGKPLNELYYEEYKQILLDTVADSKLPILYNVNVGHATPRCIIPFGVMAEVDADENVIRFG comes from the coding sequence ATGATACGTACAGTTGGTTTAGTCAGTTTGTCAAGCGGTATTCTTGGAGAAGAATCTGTTGAGCATGAATTGGCCTTGGGGCTAAAGCGCCTAGAGCGTCTGGGTCTGCAAGTCAAAATTCTCCCTCATGCCCTGAAAGGCATGGATTATTTGAAAAAGCATCCGGAAAAGAGAGCAGAAGACTTAATCAGCGCTTTTACAGATGACAGTATTGATATGATTTTATGTGCGATTGGAGGCGATGATACCTACCGTTTACTGCCTTACTTGTTTTCAGATAAACAGTTAGCAAAGGCGGTAAAACAAAAACCCTTTTTAGGGTTTTCAGATACCACAATCAATCATCTCATGCTGCATAAATTAGGGATAAAAACCTTTTACGGCCAGTCTTTTTTAGCGGATATCTGTGAATTGGCCGATGACATGCTGCCTTACTCTTTCCATTATTTTAAGGAGTTAGTCGAAACAGCAACCATATCAGAAGTTCGATCCAGCGAGAAATGGTATGAAGAGCGTTTAGACTACAGTGAAAAAGCTTTGGGCACAGAAAGAATAGCTCATAAAAATCAGGGTTTTGAGCTGCTGCAGGGTGCTGCTAAATTTAAGGGGGAGATATTAGGCGGCTGTTTAGAGTCACTTTATGACATGTTTGATGGTTCACGCTATCCTGATACAGTTGACTTGTGCCGGCAGTACCAGCTGTTTCCTTCTCTTTCTGACTGGAAAGGAAAAATTTTACTGCTTGAAACAAGTGAGGAACAGCCGAGCCCTATAATGTATCAAAAAATGCTGGAAACTTTAAAAGCTACTGGTATATTTACAGTAATCAGCGGTCTCATTATTGGAAAACCGTTAAATGAACTGTACTATGAAGAGTATAAACAGATTTTGCTTGATACAGTCGCTGACAGTAAACTTCCTATTCTTTATAATGTCAATGTTGGCCATGCTACACCCAGATGCATTATTCCTTTTGGCGTGATGGCAGAAGTTGATGCTGACGAAAATGTTATTCGTTTTGGATAA
- the rpsD gene encoding 30S ribosomal protein S4, whose product MSRYTGPSWKKSRRYGLSLTGTGKELARRNYVPGQHGPNNRSKLSEYGLQLAEKQKLRFSYGLGEKQFRNLFVQATKIKEGTVGFNFMVLLERRLDNIVYRLGLARTRRQARQFVNHGHILVDGKRVDIPSYRVEVGQVISVREKSAKVPAIIDAVESTLGRPSFVTFDAEKLEGSLTRLPERDEINPEINEALIVEYYNKQL is encoded by the coding sequence ATGTCACGTTATACAGGACCATCTTGGAAAAAATCACGCCGTTACGGCTTATCTCTTACAGGTACAGGGAAAGAATTAGCCCGCCGCAATTATGTACCAGGGCAACACGGTCCTAATAACCGCAGTAAATTATCTGAATATGGTCTGCAGTTAGCAGAGAAGCAAAAACTTCGCTTTTCTTACGGATTAGGTGAAAAGCAGTTCCGTAATTTGTTTGTTCAGGCAACTAAAATTAAAGAAGGAACCGTTGGTTTTAATTTCATGGTTCTGCTCGAACGCCGTCTCGATAATATTGTTTATCGCCTAGGCCTTGCAAGAACACGGCGTCAAGCACGTCAGTTTGTTAACCATGGGCATATTCTTGTTGATGGCAAGCGCGTGGATATTCCTAGCTACCGTGTTGAAGTAGGACAAGTTATTTCAGTACGTGAAAAGTCTGCTAAAGTCCCAGCTATTATAGATGCCGTTGAAAGCACTTTGGGACGTCCGTCTTTTGTCACTTTTGATGCTGAAAAACTTGAAGGTTCTTTGACACGTTTGCCTGAGCGCGATGAAATCAATCCAGAAATCAATGAAGCCCTTATTGTTGAATACTACAACAAACAATTGTAA
- a CDS encoding CPBP family intramembrane glutamic endopeptidase, with product MNKTKAFHIYLFSAFVPAWILQICAGFFYQSSGANLFYTVLLLLAMYSPFLGVLTAKMPLKDMGWQIHLKDKKWLFFLTAWFLPVILAVLGAAIYFLIKPQAFDSNASYLMSQYTGEQSADLKAQGLTPQVLAYLSVISAMTYAPFINMLFALGEEVGWRGFMHTYLKEKYGPKKGIIYSGLIWGVWHWPIMLFGYEYGTDYWGYPVLGGLLFLVFTVCFGILLDWIFVRTGSIWGPSLMHGSANAAVFGLYFLNAAFKDDLIFGPLPIGLLGGIPLLLFSLYLYYNIYFKTNR from the coding sequence ATGAATAAAACGAAAGCATTTCATATCTATTTATTTTCAGCTTTTGTACCGGCCTGGATCTTGCAAATATGTGCAGGATTCTTTTATCAAAGCAGCGGCGCTAATTTGTTTTATACTGTTCTTTTGCTCCTTGCTATGTACAGCCCTTTTTTGGGGGTGCTGACGGCTAAGATGCCTTTAAAAGATATGGGCTGGCAGATTCATTTAAAGGACAAAAAATGGCTGTTTTTCTTAACAGCCTGGTTTTTACCGGTTATCTTAGCAGTCTTAGGGGCAGCAATCTACTTTCTCATCAAACCGCAGGCCTTCGACAGCAATGCTTCATACCTTATGTCCCAGTACACCGGTGAGCAGTCGGCAGATTTAAAAGCTCAAGGTCTGACGCCGCAGGTTCTGGCTTATCTGTCGGTTATATCTGCAATGACCTATGCACCATTTATTAATATGTTATTTGCACTAGGTGAAGAAGTGGGCTGGCGCGGTTTCATGCATACTTATCTGAAAGAAAAATACGGGCCTAAAAAGGGGATCATTTATTCAGGACTGATTTGGGGAGTGTGGCATTGGCCGATAATGCTTTTTGGCTATGAATACGGAACAGATTACTGGGGCTATCCTGTTCTGGGCGGTCTTTTATTTCTGGTTTTTACTGTTTGTTTTGGGATTCTGCTTGACTGGATTTTTGTCAGGACTGGAAGTATTTGGGGACCTTCTCTTATGCACGGTTCAGCCAATGCGGCTGTATTTGGCCTGTACTTTTTGAACGCTGCTTTCAAGGATGATTTAATTTTCGGCCCGCTGCCGATAGGATTACTGGGAGGCATTCCGCTGTTGCTTTTTAGCCTGTATCTCTACTACAACATCTATTTTAAAACGAATAGATGA